The sequence below is a genomic window from Actinomycetota bacterium.
AATGCTCAAGTTCTGGGCGGATATCGATTTGTATAAGGCGATTCGTTCAGTTTCGAAAGGCAAGCCGAAATTCATACTCCACGACGGCCCGCCGTACGCCAACGGCGACATCCATGCCGGAACGGCGATGAACAAAATTCTCAAGGACATAATAGTCAAATATAAGACGATGGCGGGTTTCGACAGCCCTTATGTCCCAGGTTGGGACTGCCACGGGCAGCCGATCGAACATAATGTCGAAAAACAACTCGGCGAGCGAGCGAAAACGATTTCGCAGGTCGAATTCCGCAAGCTCTGCCGGGATTATGCTATGAGGTACGTCGATATCCAGCGCGAACAATTCATGCGGCTCGGTGTGAGCGGCGACTGGTTCGACCCCTATCTCACACTGAAGCACGAATACGAAGCGACCAATGTAAAGACCTTTGGTGAACTCTACAAGCGCGGCCTCGTCTACAAGCGCCGCAAGCCTATCCACTGGTGCGTCAAGGACCAGACGGCGCTTGCGGAGGCGGAGATAGAGTACAGAGACGAGGTCTCGCCATCTATCTATGTGAAATTCCCCCTAAAGAGTGAGTTCGAGCCGGTCAAGACTTTTAAAGAGCCGAAGTTTATCGTCATCTGGACCACGACGCCCTGGACCCTTCCGGCTAATGTCGCGGTCGCCGTCCACCCGGAAGCCGACTACGTCGCTATAAGGGCGGCGGGAGAAATCCTAATATTCGCGGCGGCGAGGCTCGAAGTCGTGGCGACGGAGACGGGAATCGCCGATTATGAGGTTGTCGCCAAATTTAAAGGCGCCGACATGGAGTTTCTCAAGTGTGAGCACCCGCTCTTTTCCGAGAAGGAATCGGTCGTCGTCCTCGCCGAGTATGTCGGCTTGGATACCGGCACCGGCGCGGTCCATACCGCACCCGGTCACGGCCAGGAGGATTACCTGACCGGGCTGAAATACGATTTGCCGGCGCCGATGCCGGTCGACGCCGCCGGCCACTTTACCAAAGAGGCGGGTCGGTTTGCCGGCATGTATATCATAAAAGCCAACAAAGCGATTATCGAGTATTTGAAAGAGAAAAATCTGTTGCCGTACGATACCGAGATCACCCACTCGTATCCCTGCTGCTGGCGGTGTAAGAACCCCGTCGTTTTTCGCGCTACCGAGCAGTGGTTTATTTCGATGGACATCGACGACTTGAGAAAAGAAGCGCTCAAATCAATCGGCGAGGTTCGCTGGATACCGGAATGGAGCATTCGCCGCATAAACAGTATGGTGGAGGGGCGTCCGGACTGGTGTATCTCGAGGCAGCGTTCCTGGGGCGTTCCGATACCGGTGTTTTACTGCGGCGATTGCCGGGAAGACGTGGTCACAGAGGAGACGATTAAGTCGGTATTCGATCTTTTCATGAAAGATGGGGCCGACGCGTGGTTCGACAAGAGCGCGGAAGAGATTCTGCCGCAAGGTTATGCCTGCCCGAAGTGCTCGGGTAAGAAATTGGTCAAAGAGACCGATATCCTCGATGTCTGGTTCGAGTCGGGCGTCAGCCATGAGGGCGTTTTAAAGACCCGCGAAGAACTCAAATGGCCCGCGGATATATATGTAGAGGGGAGCGACCAGCACAGGGGCTGGTTCCAGTCGTCATTGATGACCTCGGTCGGTGTCTACCATCGCGCGCCTTACGATGCGGTCTTGACGCACGGCTTTGTCGTCGATAAAGACGGCAGAAAGATGTCGAAGTCTTTGGGAAACGTCGTTAACCCGCTCGATGTTATAGGGAAATCCGGCGCGGATATTCTGCGCCTATGGGTCGCTTCGAGCGATTATACGGTCGACGT
It includes:
- the ileS gene encoding isoleucine--tRNA ligase, with the translated sequence MNEQAKQDYKTTLNLPRTEFPMKADLPQREPEMLKFWADIDLYKAIRSVSKGKPKFILHDGPPYANGDIHAGTAMNKILKDIIVKYKTMAGFDSPYVPGWDCHGQPIEHNVEKQLGERAKTISQVEFRKLCRDYAMRYVDIQREQFMRLGVSGDWFDPYLTLKHEYEATNVKTFGELYKRGLVYKRRKPIHWCVKDQTALAEAEIEYRDEVSPSIYVKFPLKSEFEPVKTFKEPKFIVIWTTTPWTLPANVAVAVHPEADYVAIRAAGEILIFAAARLEVVATETGIADYEVVAKFKGADMEFLKCEHPLFSEKESVVVLAEYVGLDTGTGAVHTAPGHGQEDYLTGLKYDLPAPMPVDAAGHFTKEAGRFAGMYIIKANKAIIEYLKEKNLLPYDTEITHSYPCCWRCKNPVVFRATEQWFISMDIDDLRKEALKSIGEVRWIPEWSIRRINSMVEGRPDWCISRQRSWGVPIPVFYCGDCREDVVTEETIKSVFDLFMKDGADAWFDKSAEEILPQGYACPKCSGKKLVKETDILDVWFESGVSHEGVLKTREELKWPADIYVEGSDQHRGWFQSSLMTSVGVYHRAPYDAVLTHGFVVDKDGRKMSKSLGNVVNPLDVIGKSGADILRLWVASSDYTVDVAISPDILKHVGDAYRRIRNTFRFMIGNLFDYNPRTDAVAYEELEELDKWALHQMTQLLKTVTASYESYRFHGMYHAVYNFFTNELSSLYLDILKDRLYASAAGSRERRAAQTVLFEMLRVYTGMLAPVLAFTCEEVWSYLPEAVRKTGSVHLSGWPALNDDYLDAELVARWDKILKIRAEASKALEEARNAKLIGNSLEAGVELYVDGATKELLGQYESQLAQLFIVSSVEVDRFEAAPSEVFKSDAIEALAIRVQPAKGSKCERCWRYEDTVGENDEHRGLCARCAGVLTGA